GATACCCTTTCGTACATTTCCTTGATTATTTCATTCAACTTTGAGATGGTTTCAGGCTTTGATTTTTGAATGGCATCTTTTATAAAATAAAATTCTAAAGCTTTTCTAGCATCAAGCAATTCTTGGATTTCGGGTTTATCGATAACTAAGCTATAACTTAAGTTATCAAGAATCGCATCAAAATTAAAAGGTCTCAAAAACATTCCATCACCTGGCTTTATTTCAATAATCCCTAGTCCTTGCATAGTTTTAAGCGCCTCTCTAACGGTATTTCTGCTAATCCCAAGAGATTTCGAAATCTCTTGTTCACTCATGAGCTTATCGCCAGGTTTTAATTCGCTGTCTTTTATATATTGTTTAATTTGTAACATTGCGATCTCGTAAATGTTTTGTTTTTTTATTTTTTTAAGAACCATATCTATTCCTTTTTTATTAAATAAATATATTTATTGTAGATTATCCTACATCCTACATTTTGTCAACGAATAAAATAATATTGTCACTTAAGCTTTAAAAGTACACTCAATTGTAATGGATAATGGATAATTCATAATTACCATATAAATATTTCGTCATCAGTTGGTAAAACTGTGGGTAGATCGTACTAAGAGTTGCCTAATCGATAAGAATAATGATCTTTTTTTAATAATCCTACAAGCATTAGTAGCCATCAGGATCGTTCATGAGTTAGCTCTATATTAAGAAGATGGAGATTAAACTTGTGGGACGATAGTTTTATAAAAGATTAACACCGGGAATAGTTCAATTACTTATATACCTTGACTCCGATAGTGAAAGAGAAAAACGAAAGACTTATTAAGGCTACAGGATCACATTGTTCGATTCTATTATCGGTAAATTTTTATCTCGATCAAGGTAGACATAATAGGTCCTCAAACCACTTTTGTAGTACTAAATATGGATGAGAATCAAAGATTCGACATACCATGGCATAAGGCATTCCTCCTTATACCAGTAGTATACAAAGTGTTACCTATGTGTCTGGAACTTTCTGTTACCTATGTGTCCGGATCATACCCCGTGGCAATCTCATGATTTTAATTTTTATTCATTTCTTCCTTTTGATAAAGGGAGATTGATCGGTATATAAATATTTTCATTGTTATCTGGTGCTGCCAGACAGCATGAGGGTCTATCCTGAAAATAAAGGAATTGGTAATAGGCAAACAAATCTGAGAAAGGTACACGACCCTTAAATCCCTCCTCAATGGGGGAATTCATTTGATGATATTTTCAGGATAGTAAATAATTTTCTGTTGTATACAGGTATAATTTTCATTACAATATATGCACATAAAACCATTATCCATGAATTGAAAGCACTTTCTATAAAGAATTAAGAATTACTTTTTTAAGAAAATTATGTAATCACCTGAAGTTTAAAAAATTAAACAATCAATTGTTTTAACTTTTTAAGTCTGAGTGTTTAGAATGTAATCCTCGAAAGCGAGGTTAGAATAGTGCATACCAGCGCAAGCAAAAAATGGGGCTTAGCAAAATGGATTATTGGTTTGGTAGTTTTGATTGTATTATTCATTATTGTCCAAACTATCGGAGGAAATCCCTACTTCAAATGGTTCTTTAACTCTCTTTATTCAATCCCTTCTGCAACTATTCACCACCAAATGTTGCCCGATGGGAGCTTTGAAGTTCATGAAATTATCGATTACCAAATGAGAAAACCCTTTCGAGGCCTCTATCGTGAAATCCCTCCTTCGCGATATGTCGAAATTGATAATATCCAACTCTGGACCGAAGGAATCGAAACCCAATCAGTGGAGTTTCTTCGTAAACAATCAAACGGATTTGAAGCTCGGGTATGGTTAGTTCCTGTGGGAAGTTATGAAAGGCTGGATCCCAAACAATCCCCCCTCATTCGTCTTCATGTTACTTACCGAGCACGAGGTATTTTTGAAAATGGCCCGCAAATAGCGCAAATTTTCCGACAATATTGGGGACAATGGGATGCACCGGTTGGGAAAATATCGGGTATTTTTGATTTTCCCGAATCGGTTCACATCAACACCATCTATCAACACCCTTCGGTAAAAATGGTTCAAAGTGGAAATCGATATACCTTTATGACGTCTCATTTTCCACCGGAATCCTTTGCCGAGGTCCGATTCCTCACTGATCCCGCTTCCGATCTCCCCTATGCCGCTGATAATCCAACCTTAACCATTGAAGAACTAAAACCAATCGAAAATGTTTACACTAAAACAGTTCGTTCGGCTTGGTTACCCTGGCTAGTCCTTCTCATCATATTTGGTTTTTTGTTCTTTCTTATTTTTTGGTTTATGGGAAAGGAGCATGTCATCACTTATCAGGGGATATATGAACGGGAAATCCCCAGTGATGATCCGCCCGATTTCATCAACGCTATGGTAAAAAATTTAGCCGGAAAGGTTGACAAAGATGGAATAGCATCAGCTATGATGAACCTTTACCATAAAGACTATATTGATTTTAAAGAAATACAAAATGGTCAAGGGATTCAAATCAAAAAAAATGAACCCGGTAGTGATCTTTCCCATTCTGAGGGATTACTCCTTAAGTTTTTAGCCCGCTTTGCCACTGATAATGTTTTCGATTTTCAAGATATGCAAAAACGCCTTTCAAAATCGACTACTGAAGCAGGAAATTTTAACCAGTTATTATCAGGATATGAAAATGCCGTTCATGATGCAATCGCCCAACGGCGATATTTCAGCACTTCTGGAAATGTCTTGGCAAAGTTTATTGCAGTCATAATGATGCTTTTTTCCTTGGCTGTAGTAGGTATTTCTGCACAAGGAATAACCTCATTTTTATTACCACGAATGACCATACTCTCGGCAATAATGTGGTTCTTTGGTGGAGCTATTTTAATGATCAGAAAAGATTTTTTTGGTCGTTGGACGAAAGAAGGAAGAGAATACTATCAAAAATGGGTGAATTTCAGTCGTTTCCTTTCCGACTTTTCTTTGCTCTCCGAATATCCTCCTGAATCAATAATTGTATGGGAAAAGTATCTTGTCTATGGAACTGCCTTAGGCGTCGCAGAAAAGGTCATTAGCACTTTACAAAAGTTTATCCCTCGAGAAATCTGGGAAGCACAAAGCCAACATGGTCAATTTTATAATCCTTCACCTTTTCTCTTCGGTAATCAGCTTTATTTGCTCCGAAATACCGCTTCAGCTACCATCGTCCAAGCCCAAGCCCGCTCTAAGGGTTCTTCCGGATGGGGCGGAGGAGGTTTCTCTGGTGGCGGAGGCAGCATTGGAGGAGGATCGGGTGGAGGTCGAGGAGGAGCTTTTTAGCCTATTAAACAAGATACGGAGAAGGGAGGATAAATTAATTTTTGTTTTTTAGACTTTTAATAGGTTAAAGCTTATCAATTTCGAAAAATTAATCATCAACCTTAAAGCTTTTCATCATTACTTTTTCTTATTTTCAAAAAATAATGTACAGAGCTATGCTCAGAAAAAAGGAGGAATTTAAATTGAAAAAGTTGTTCTTGCTAACAGTTATTGCGCTATTTTTAGTTAATATTGCTTTCATTTCTGTCGCTTGGGCTGAAGAGGACTGGCAAACCATCACTGCTCATGGTATCACTTATTCCCTCCCACCGGATTGGCAACAATTAGAAGAAAACCTTGGATTTAGTGAAAAAGAATCGGCTTGGTACAGTGGAGACGTGAGCAAACCTGATCAATTTTTGATTTTAGCTCGAGGAGAAAACGTCGCAACCTTCCTTCAAATGTTCATTGAAACCGAAACCGAAGATAGCGAAATTGTAGAAGATATATCAAAATCAATAGGTAATGCAGAATTTAGAATGGTTAAAATGGAAAGCCCTCAGGATGATGAAACGATAATTTTCTTGGCCGCTGATAAAGTATTCAACAATGGAGATGGTTTATTTTTGAATATTACTATTTTTGGCAGCGCATCCGAGGAATTCCAGCCAATTCTGGAAAAAATCTTGGATTCATTTTCTTTCAATATCGAAGAATAATAAATTAACCTAACTTAATGAGCCGGTATCCCGTGTCTTCATATACTGAGGCACGGGATTTTTTCTCCCCTCCTGCTTCCCGATCCGAAAATACCATCTTTAAATTCCCCCATTGAGGGGG
This sequence is a window from Candidatus Atribacteria bacterium ADurb.Bin276. Protein-coding genes within it:
- the lutR gene encoding HTH-type transcriptional regulator LutR; this translates as MVLKKIKKQNIYEIAMLQIKQYIKDSELKPGDKLMSEQEISKSLGISRNTVREALKTMQGLGIIEIKPGDGMFLRPFNFDAILDNLSYSLVIDKPEIQELLDARKALEFYFIKDAIQKSKPETISKLNEIIKEMYERVSRGIKITDLDEKFHMTLYEGVENKVLLKLIYVFWKVMNLISDQSIGKETDLQGDYLSHKKIVEHIADRNVEKARDAIKEHFLSIEKRLKSRKGGEY